The Dioscorea cayenensis subsp. rotundata cultivar TDr96_F1 chromosome 19, TDr96_F1_v2_PseudoChromosome.rev07_lg8_w22 25.fasta, whole genome shotgun sequence genome includes a window with the following:
- the LOC120283473 gene encoding zinc finger protein CONSTANS-LIKE 16-like: MSSPEMQQQQRTAGALGSKTARACDGCMRRRARWYCAADDAFLCQACDSSVHSANPLARRHQRVRLKTSAPSVLKLDDGPSWHQAITRKARTPRPKPGVITSVKSEPVVPDLEAVSADENNVGEEDQLVYHRVPEFDPLLAEFRSPDPVIGGLDDVHGFGSKTEERELPESGSLAGFLPADDDVDLAEFAADMETLLGRGLEEDAFCMESLGIGFSGEEDKTMTMMMKMEMKEEMNEEEDDDERMDLDGREMVLELNFDSGSTAPEEVEVEVEEKIVDDKRMKLRLNYEAVIDAWSSSCQGSSPWTDGDRPKLNPDECLPEFKGGMWPVSGQVTGPISGGGGGGDGGREARVTRYREKRRTRLFAKKIRYEVRKLNAEKRPRMKGRFVKRSSFPVVGAGVGPSFGF; the protein is encoded by the exons ATGAGTTCGCCCGAGATGCAGCAACAGCAGCGCACGGCCGGCGCACTCGGCAGCAAGACAGCGCGCGCGTGCGACGGATGTATGCGGCGCAGAGCGCGCTGGTACTGCGCGGCAGACGACGCGTTCCTTTGTCAAGCTTGTGACTCCTCCGTGCACTCCGCCAACCCACTCGCCCGGCGCCACCAGCGAGTCCGGCTCAAGACCTCGGCCCCGTCCGTTCTCAAGCTCGACGATGGCCCTTCCTGGCACCAGGCCATCACGCGCAAGGCTCGGACACCACGGCCGAAGCCTGGAGTCATAACCAGCGTCAAGTCGGAGCCTGTTGTACCTGACCTTGAAGCTGTGTCGGCCGATGAGAACAACGTTGGTGAAGAGGACCAGTTGGTTTACCACCGCGTGCCGGAGTTTGACCCTTTGCTTGCTGAGTTTCGCTCGCCGGATCCGGTAATTGGTGGGTTGGATGATGTGCATGGTTTTGGTTCAAAGACGGAGGAAAGAGAGTTGCCGGAAAGTGGAAGCTTGGCCGGGTTTCTTCCGGCGGATGATGACGTGGATTTGGCTGAGTTTGCTGCTGATATGGAAACGTTGCTGGGAAGAGGACTTGAAGAGGATGCGTTTTGCATGGAGAGTTTGGGAATTGGTTTTTCCGGCGAGGAAGACAAgacgatgacgatgatgatgaagatggagatgaaagAGGAgatgaatgaagaagaagatgatgatgaaagaATGGATCTTGATGGAAGAGAGATGGTGTTGGAGTTGAATTTTGATTCCGGATCGACGGCGCCGGaagaggtggaggtggaggtggaggagaAGATCGTCGAtgataaaagaatgaaattgaGGTTGAATTATGAAGCTGTTATCGACGCTTGGTCTTCGTCTTGCCAGGGTTCGTCGCCGTGGACCGATGGTGATCGGCCTAAGCTCAACCCTGACGAGTGCTTACCTGAGTTCAAG gGAGGGATGTGGCCGGTGAGCGGACAAGTGACCGGACCGATaagcggaggaggaggaggaggtgatgGAGGGAGGGAGGCAAGAGTAACAAGATATAGGGAGAAGAGGAGGACAAGATTGTTCGCGAAGAAAATACGGTATGAAGTTCGAAAGCTCAATGCAGAGAAGAGGCCGAGGATGAAGGGTCGGTTCGTTAAGAGATCATCGTTTCCTGTCGTCGGAGCAGGTGTAGGACCGAGCTTCGGCTTTTGA